CTTTTGGGATTGCGTTGGGAAGATTCTAATATTGAAGTAAATCAATTGTCAACGAATGATTTTAACACCAAAAAATACAATAATTTTTTTCCAAGTGCCTTCTTTACTTATGAACTTTCAGATAAAAGCAGCGCTTCATTAAGCTACAGCAGAAGAATTCAAAGACCAAGAGGACGAATGTTAAATCCGTTCAGTAATCTATCTAGTAATATCAATATTTTTATTGGAAATCCTGATTTAGATCCTGCTTTCACAGATGCAATTGATTTTGGATATATCAAAAGATGGGATAAATTGACTTTTAATACTTCCTTATACGTGAATAAAACAACGGATGTTTTCCAGATGGCAAGAAGAGAATCCGGTGAATTTGTTAACGGAACACCAATCATAATTACTTCGCCTATCAACGTCGCTACAGAATATCGAACCGGTTTTGAATTTACCTTAAATTATTCGCCATACAAATGGTGGAAAGTAAACGGAAACTTCAACTTCTTCAGAAACGAAACACAAGGTGACTTTACTTATATTAATTTTAATGATAATGAAGTTACTCAAAATTTTGATAATACAGCTACTTCTTGGTTTACCCGTGTAACATCAAAAGTAACCTTGCCTTATAAAATAGAATGGCAAACTAATGCTACTTATAATGCTCCACAAAAGAATGCTCAAGGTGAAGTTTTAGGGAATTTCAGTGCTAATTTAGCTTTTAGTAAAGATGTCCTAAAAGAAAAAGGAACCGTTTCGTTTAATGTAAGTGATGTATTCAACTCTAGAAAACGAATTATGGAAACCTATCTTCCTGGCGTTCTGAATTCTCATTCTGAAATGCAATGGAGAGAAAGACAGTTTACTTTATCCTTTACGTATCGTTTTAACAAACAGAAAAACGAAAGGGAAAAACAACCTAAGAAAAGTATGAATGAAGGTGGTGAAATGGAATTTCAAGGATAAAAAAAAAAGACTCGTGAAAACGAGTCTTTTTTTATTTAAACAACAATCAAATTAAAGTGATTGTTCTTGCTTTTTCTTAGCTTTCTTTTCTTTGTATGCTTCCCAAGTTGCTCCACCTACCCAATAGGATACGAAACCAACCAAGAAAAACATTAACCAAAAACCGATCGTTAAAACGGTTAAGAATAGCAAAAAGCCTAAATACTGTGAGAAATCAAACATATCTTCCGGAATTTTTGAATGTAAGTACAAATGTATGTTTATTATTTTTGCTTAGCAATAAAAATTGTAAAAACTACAGTGATTTTTTAAAAAGAGGAACTTCCTTGATTTTTAACCTCTTTTTTAAATAGATTATAATTATACCAAATCTTTGTAACCCGATATAATTCTAAATTATTAACAGAACATTTTTGATTAAGAAATATTCATTTTACTACCTTTACGGCCTTAAATAAAAACTATGTCAGCCGCAAAAAAAGATTACAAAAGAATTACTACAAAATCATTAATTGAAATGAAAGCCAATGGCGAAAAAATTTCAATGCTTACCGCTTATGATTATACGATGGCAAAAATCGTTGATACCGCTGGAATTGACGTGATATTAGTGGGTGATTCTGCTTCAAATGTAATGGCAGGACATGAAACAACATTGCCAATTACTTTAGACCAAATGATTTATCACGCTTCATCGGTGGTAAGAGCAATAGAAAGAGCATTAGTTGTAGTTGATTTACCTTTTGGAAGCTACCAATCTGATCCTAAAGAAGCCTTGCGTTCTGCTATCCGAATCATGAAAGAAAGTGGTGGACATGCGGTAAAACTCGAAGGTGGTAAAGAAATTAAAGATTCAATCAAAAAAATATTAAACGCAGGAATTCCAGTAATGGGCCATTTGGGTTTAACCCCACAATCTATCTATAAATTTGGAACTTACACCGTTCGAGCCAAAGAAGAAGAGGAAGCAGAAAAACTGATGGAAGATGCCAAAATGCTCGAAAAACTAGGTTGCTTTAGTTTAGTTCTCGAAAAAATCCCTGCTCATTTAGCCGAAAAAGTAGCCAAAAGCATTTCGATTCCTGTAATAGGAATTGGCGCTGGTGGCGGCGTTGACGGACAAGTTTTAGTAATTCATGACATGCTTGGAATGAACAATGAATTTAGCCCTCGTTTTTTAAGACGCTACATGAATTTATATGAAGGAATGACTAAAGCCATAAGCCAATATGTTACTGATGTAAAATCAAGTGATTTCCCAAATGCAAATGAACAGTATTAGTATTTTGTAATGCATTGGCACTTTCATAATATCCATTTAATAAAACCGCTTTACTTTTGTCCAATAAAATAATTTCTAACAAAAATAACCTCCAAATTCTTCACGAAGACAATCACCTAATTGTGATTAATAAGCGCGTTGGCGATATCGTACAAGGAGACAAAACGGGAGACAAACCACTATCAGAGGTCGTTAAGGAATATATTAAAGACAAATACAATAAACCCGGAGAAGTTTTCCTTGGAGTTGTACATCGCTTAGACCGACCTACAACAGGAATTATTGTTTTTGCCCGAACAAGCAAAGCACTAACCAGAATGAATGAATTGTTTAGCAATCGGGAAACACAGAAAACGTACTGGGCAGTTGTAAAAAACAAACCCGAAAAATCCGAAGATAAACTCGTTCATTATTTAAAAAGAAACGAAAAAAACAATACTTCAAAAGCACATCTCAAAGAAGTTCCCGAAAGCAAACTAGCCAGTTTAGATTATAAAATAATCAAGGAACTCAACAACTATTTTGCTTTAGAAATCAATCTTCATACCGGTCGTCACCACCAAATTAGAGCACAACTTTCGGCTATTGGTTCTCCTATAAAAGGCGATTTGAAGTATGGTTTTGACCGAAGTAATCCTGATGGCGGAATTCATTTACACGCCAGAAAACTAACTTTTATACATCCCGTTTCTAAAGAATCCTTAACCATCATTGCACCAATACCAAATGATGTGATTTGGAATGCAATTTGATTTTTGGAAAAAAAATTCAATATGTAAATTATAAAATTTAACTTGCAGTACACTTCCTAATTTGTGTAGGTATGAACTATAAAACAAGTTTGAGTTTTAGAAAAGAAACTTTAGTACAATTATTGAATGCAATAGTTATTCATGAAGATGAAATTATTGAAGCTTTGCATGATGATTTCAAAAAACCTGCCTTTGAAGCTGTTTTAACAGAAACCAATTATGTTATCACAGAACTAAAAGATACCATCAAAAATTTGTCAAAATGGGCAAAACCCCAAAAAGTATTTCCATCGATACTCAACTTTCCATCTACCGATTTTATTTATAAAGAACCTTATGGAAAAGTATTAATTATTGCACCTTGGAATTACCCTTTTCAATTGGCTTTATGTCCAATGATTGCAGCAGTTGCCGCAGGGAATCAAGTAGTAGTAAAACCTTCTGAACTTACACCAAAAACTTCGGCAGTAATCCGTAAAATAATTGAAAAAATTTTTCATATCAATCATGTAGAATGTATTGAAGGCGGACTTGAAGTTTCACAAAAACTGCTTGCTGAACGTTGGGATTATATCTTTTTTACAGGAAGTCCCTCAGTGGGGAAAATAATTGCCAAAGCTGCCGCCGAAAACCTGACTCCGGTCACCCTTGAACTTGGCGGTAAAAACCCATGTATCATTGACGAAACTGCCAATTTAAAACTGGCAGCCAAAAGAATTGTTTGGGGAAAATTCATAAATGCCGGACAAACCTGTATTGCACCTGATTATATCTTAATTCAAAAAGATATGAAAAGTCATTTCATAGCGTATTTGAAAACCGAAATCACTAAAGCCTACGGAGAAAATCCGGCGCTTTCTCCTGATTTTGCAAGAATCATCAATACTAAGAATTGGTTACGGTTAGCCAATTTGATTGAGGAAGAAAAAGTGATTTTTGGAGGACAAACCGATATCGAAAACAACTACATCGCCCCTACTCTCATTGAAGAAAACGATATGGAAAGTTTACTAATGCAAGAAGAGATTTTTGGTCCATTATTACCCATTCTTTCCTATGAAAAAGAAGAAGATATTAAGACTGTTATTTCTAAATTCGAAAAACCTTTAGCACTGTATGTATTTAGTGAAAATAAACGATTTTCTGAAAAAATTATTACGCAATATTCCTTTGGCGGAGGCTGTATCAATGATACTGTAGTACATTTTTCTAATAAAAGATTGCCATTTGGCGGTGTAGGACACAGTGGTATCGGAGCTTATCACGGACGTTTGAGTTTTGACACTTTTTCTCATAAAAAGAGTATTGTAAAAAAAGCAAATTGGCTGGATATACCGCTGCGATATGCCCCGTATAATGATAAATTAAAATCAATTAAAAAAATACTAAAATGGATGTAACCAAAGAAAAATCGGTAAGTGAAGCCATTAAATACCGGCGTTCTGTTCGAGTATTTACCAAAGAAGCTATCGAGGAACAAAAAGTCAAAGAATGCATTCAGTTAGCAAGTCTCGCGCCAACGAGCAGCAACATGCAACTTTGGGAATTTTATCATATCGTTTCTCCTGAAATTATTCAACAAATTGCTGGAGCAAGTTTTGACCAAAATGCAGCAAAAACAGCGCAGCAAATTGTTATTGTGGTTGCCCGAAAAGATTTATGGAAAAAAAGAGTACAATCAAACATTGCCTATTTAAAAAATCAACACGGCGATAAACCGGCTAAGGAATATACCAAAAGAGAAAAGTTTGCATTAAACTATTACCAGAAAATTGTTCCGTCCCTTTACATGGATTTTTTCGGAATTTTAGGAAGAATCAAATACTTTGCTTTTCAAATAATTGGTTTATTTAAACCCATTTACAGACAAGCCCGAAACAGTGATATGCGAATTGTAGCTCATAAAAGTGCAGCTCTGGCGGCTCAGAACTTTATGATTAGCATGGCTGCAATAAATTATGACACATGCCCCATGGAAGGTTTTGATTCCTTGAGAGTGAAAAAAATAGTACATTTACCTTTTTCCAGTGAAATAAATATGATAATCGGATGTGGAATTCGGGATGTAAATGGCGTTTATGGAGAACGCTTTAGAGTTCCATTTGAAGAAGTCTATTTTAAAATATAAAAATTAAAAACTAACCCCAAAATCAAACCAATTTAATAATGGAATCAACAAAAAAAAGAATAGAAGAAATAAAGAATAATGGATATGAATTAGATTTTAGCGATGTTTTCAATCATGCTTTCGAAAATTATAAAAAAATTGCTTTGTATGCCGGATTAGCCTTATTCGTTTTTTTAGTATTGATGGGTATTATTATCGCTGGAATAGCCGTATCTGTTATGGGAATGGCAGTATTGAATGAAAAGTTTATTGAAAATTTAAAACTTGAAAACCTTTCCGGAGTTTATGTTATCCTTTATTTGATTGTTGCTGTGTTTTTTTCAGCTTTGTTGAGTCCATTTAATGCCGGTTTTCTTAAAATGGCATACAGCGCCGAAAAAGACGAAGAGTTTCACGTTTCTACTTTTTTTGAATATTTCAAAGCGCCATATTTTAAAGAACTGTTTACAGCAACTATTTTAATTACCTTAGTTAGTTCCGGACTCTCTATACTTCTTGAACTTGCCAATATCCAAATACTTGGTTTTTTAACTTCAATGGCAGTCTCCTTTTTCACTATTTTAACTCTGCCCTTAATTATTTTTGGAAACTTAAAAGCAATTGATGCTATTCAATCCAGTTTCACTATTGTACTAAAACAACCTGTAACCTTGATTTTATTAGTTTTAGTCGCTTATATCGGCTCTTTTGTTGGTCTTATTGGTTGTTGCATCGGAATATTCTTTACTATTCCATTTATATATTCTACCCAATATGCCGTTTATTGCGCTATTGTTGGAATAGATTCAAAAACCGAATTAGAAGAAATCGGCTCAGACATCGAGTAATTTTAGTTAAAATTTGTAAATTAAATTTGAGAGTGTTTTTTTATGGATATTTTTTTCTAAATTTCTTATCTATAAAATTCGCTCCTTGAGTGTGTACAATTAAATTTAAAAAAAATATATGGCATTTTGCTATACCCACATATTATGTTCCATTTCAAACTCAATTATAAATTGTAGGGTTTCTTTTTTGACGCTAATAAATTACACACAATTAATGTTTATTAATCCCAAATCATGGATTTTAATACCTGCTTTAATTAGTGCTGTATTTTTATTATTCTATAATTTTTTTAGAATCAAATCTAAATTAAAAAGCGAGTTTATAAAGAACAACACTACTATTAACTCTGTAAATAAAGAATACCAATTGTATCTTTTATTTTTAGGAATTATACTGATTATCATAGAGATTATTTTTGAAATTTTTAAAGTAAGACCTAAAAGCGCCTTGTTTCAGAACGTTTTTATAGGACTATCTTTGCTGCTCTTATACATAATGAGTAAAAGATTCTCTTACATTTATAAAAACATTAAGTCAATTTTTATTGGCATTTACATTGTTTATTATGTTTTGGTAACAAGAAATTTAATTGTTCTCACAAACGATGTTATACCTTCAATAGCATTTGTCGTTTTCTTTTTCTTTTCATATACCGTGTTCAGACCTGTAAAGTTATATTGGTATTTAACCGGTGCCCTTTTTATATATATTCTTGCGATTTTTACTTTCGATTTAGTTCCTACAAAAAAAGCTATTATTCTGTTAAATTATTACTTTATAATTCTAATATTAAACTACGTAAGACATCTCTCGTTATTAAATTTAAACGATAAATTTCGGTTTGCCAATGAAATTGTAAACAAAGGAAATTCACTCACCATTGCAGGAAATAAAAAAGGAGAAATATCTTTTTGCAGTGATACAATAACAGCCATATTGGGTTATACTCCCGAAGAAGTAATAGGTTTTGGATTTTGGGAACTTACGGAAGATCCTGATTTTGTTGGCTCGGATTATCACAATGACTTTGTAGAAAACAGAGCATACATCCGAAAATTAAAATGTAAAAATGGGGAATACAAATTCATTCAATGGAAAGATAAAAAGTATTCAGAAGATTTAGTGATTGGCATTGGTCAGGATGTGACAGAACAAATACAAATCAAAGATCAATATAAAAACCTGATTGAAAATGCAAATGATATTATTTTTGAAGTTGATCATGATGGTAATTTTACATTCATCAATAAGTTTACTTTCAAAATTTTAGGATATACTGAAAAAGAAATTATTGGTAGAAATTATTCAGAATTTATAAAGCCAGATTACATCAGTAATATGATGAGTTTCTACGAAAATTTAGAAGAAAAAGAATTTGATTTCCCAATTGTAGAATTTCCATTACTGAAAAAAGACGGTGGAGAGTTATGGATTTCTCAAAAAGTAATAATTCGTCGAAATGATTTGGGCGAAATCATTGGATATTCGGGTATTGCCAGAGACATTACCAAATTAAAAAATATTGATGAAGAAAATAAAATTAGAAATTCAAAAATTGAAGAATACAATACAGCCATAAAAAAACTGTCTACCATAAATTTCAGCAACCATGAAAACATTGATTTTGTAATAAAATTAATCATTGAAACGGCTGCAAGAGCATCACATTCAGACCGTGTAAGCTATTGGAAATATACAGATAGTCGAATCGTATGCAAAAATTTATTTCGCTTGAATACCAATGATTATGGAGAAAAAATTGTTTTAACGAAAGAAAAATTCCCGATTTATTTTGAATCCATAAAAAGTAAAACATTAATTAGTTCCGTGGATGTTTTTGATAAATGGGAAATGTCAGAATTTACAGAGAATTACTTTTTGAAAAACAACATAAAATCATCACTTGACATTCCTATTTTTATTAATGGAGAAATTAAAGGAATTATATGCTTTGAAACCACTTTAGTAAAAAGAAATTGGGATAATGAAGATATCAATTTTTCCAGAACAATATCCGACATAATCTCATTAGCAATAGCGTTACAAAAGCGTCATGAAGTAGAGAAAAAATTACAATATAAAAGTGAGCTCTTATCTGCAATGACTATTTGTACTGAGAAATTTCTGAACAGTAATGATATCAATGACATTTTTTCTGATGTTCTGATTATAATGGGAAAAGCCACGAAATCCCATCGAGCCTATTATTATGAAAATAATGAAAATACAAAATCAATAAGCCAAAAATACAGGTGGATTATTAACAATGATACACTAACAGAAAATAATGAACAGCTACAAAATTTACCTTATAACTATTTTGAAGAATTATTAACTCCACTTCTCAACAATAAAATATATACCAAAAAAGTTAGAAAAATTAAGAATGAATCTCTAAAAAATAAATTATCAAATGTTGAAGTTGTCTCATTAATTCTTTTTCCAATATATATTAAAAATAATTTTCTGGGCTTTTTGGGATTCGATGATACCCAAAACGAACGAAAATGGTCAGAAGATGAAGTCAATATTCTACAAACTTTAGCCAGAAATATTGCTTCATCAATAGAACATATTACTAATGAAACAGCCATCTATGAAAGTGAAGAGAAATTTCGACTATTAGCTAATAATATTCCCGGAACAGTTTACTTATCTAAATATGATAAATATGCCACCAAAGTTTATATCAATGACGAAATAGAAAATCTAACAGGATATCCAAAATCTGATTTTCTAAATAACAAAATATCATTTATTGACCTGATTCATCCCGATGATAAAGAGCAAACTTTATTAGGTGAAAAAGAAGCGATTAGAAAGGGGAAACAAATACGTCAAACCTATAGAATTATTCATAAAAACAAAAATATTGTTTGGGTTGAAGAATTTGGAGAAACCATTTATAAAGACGGAGAAATTATGTTTATTGAAGGGATCTTCATTGATATCACCGAAAGAAAACAAGCAGAAACCTTCGTAAAAGCAAAAGAATTAGCCGAAGCGGCAAATAAAGCAAAATCTGAATTTCTGGCAAATATGAGTCATGAAATCAGAACGCCACTCAACGGTATTATTGGGTTTACTGATTTATTAATGAAAACAAATCTCGAGAAAACTCAAGAGAAATACATGATTACCATTAATCAATCTGCTAATTCATTATTGAATATTATCAACGATATTCTTGACTTCTCTAAAATTGAAGCCGGAAAATTAGACTTATTCATAGAAAGCCTTGAAATAAATGAAATATTGAGTCAAATTATGGACTTAATA
This region of Flavobacterium lacustre genomic DNA includes:
- a CDS encoding PAS domain S-box protein, which encodes MSKRFSYIYKNIKSIFIGIYIVYYVLVTRNLIVLTNDVIPSIAFVVFFFFSYTVFRPVKLYWYLTGALFIYILAIFTFDLVPTKKAIILLNYYFIILILNYVRHLSLLNLNDKFRFANEIVNKGNSLTIAGNKKGEISFCSDTITAILGYTPEEVIGFGFWELTEDPDFVGSDYHNDFVENRAYIRKLKCKNGEYKFIQWKDKKYSEDLVIGIGQDVTEQIQIKDQYKNLIENANDIIFEVDHDGNFTFINKFTFKILGYTEKEIIGRNYSEFIKPDYISNMMSFYENLEEKEFDFPIVEFPLLKKDGGELWISQKVIIRRNDLGEIIGYSGIARDITKLKNIDEENKIRNSKIEEYNTAIKKLSTINFSNHENIDFVIKLIIETAARASHSDRVSYWKYTDSRIVCKNLFRLNTNDYGEKIVLTKEKFPIYFESIKSKTLISSVDVFDKWEMSEFTENYFLKNNIKSSLDIPIFINGEIKGIICFETTLVKRNWDNEDINFSRTISDIISLAIALQKRHEVEKKLQYKSELLSAMTICTEKFLNSNDINDIFSDVLIIMGKATKSHRAYYYENNENTKSISQKYRWIINNDTLTENNEQLQNLPYNYFEELLTPLLNNKIYTKKVRKIKNESLKNKLSNVEVVSLILFPIYIKNNFLGFLGFDDTQNERKWSEDEVNILQTLARNIASSIEHITNETAIYESEEKFRLLANNIPGTVYLSKYDKYATKVYINDEIENLTGYPKSDFLNNKISFIDLIHPDDKEQTLLGEKEAIRKGKQIRQTYRIIHKNKNIVWVEEFGETIYKDGEIMFIEGIFIDITERKQAETFVKAKELAEAANKAKSEFLANMSHEIRTPLNGIIGFTDLLMKTNLEKTQEKYMITINQSANSLLNIINDILDFSKIEAGKLDLFIESLEINEILSQIMDLIFYESTLKKLNLELNIASDVPKYCWIDIVRLKQILINLLSNAVKFTEKGTIKLDVNVLDIIDENTSKIRFSVIDSGIGILEKNKAKIFQAFSQEDSSTTRKFGGTGLGLTISNQLLGLMNSHLQLESSINKGSVFYFDLILKTSNSIAEESIEIIPVDDNHINLIFETNEKYRKLKIMIVEDNTINMLLLKTILKNLFKDVIIYEVVNGKNAVDQFETIQPDIIFMDIQMPIMNGYEATRAIRKLKSGQEIPIIAITAGTEKEEKFKCLEAGMNDYISKPILKGIIEETILKWTE
- a CDS encoding nitroreductase family protein, with amino-acid sequence MDVTKEKSVSEAIKYRRSVRVFTKEAIEEQKVKECIQLASLAPTSSNMQLWEFYHIVSPEIIQQIAGASFDQNAAKTAQQIVIVVARKDLWKKRVQSNIAYLKNQHGDKPAKEYTKREKFALNYYQKIVPSLYMDFFGILGRIKYFAFQIIGLFKPIYRQARNSDMRIVAHKSAALAAQNFMISMAAINYDTCPMEGFDSLRVKKIVHLPFSSEINMIIGCGIRDVNGVYGERFRVPFEEVYFKI
- a CDS encoding aldehyde dehydrogenase → MNYKTSLSFRKETLVQLLNAIVIHEDEIIEALHDDFKKPAFEAVLTETNYVITELKDTIKNLSKWAKPQKVFPSILNFPSTDFIYKEPYGKVLIIAPWNYPFQLALCPMIAAVAAGNQVVVKPSELTPKTSAVIRKIIEKIFHINHVECIEGGLEVSQKLLAERWDYIFFTGSPSVGKIIAKAAAENLTPVTLELGGKNPCIIDETANLKLAAKRIVWGKFINAGQTCIAPDYILIQKDMKSHFIAYLKTEITKAYGENPALSPDFARIINTKNWLRLANLIEEEKVIFGGQTDIENNYIAPTLIEENDMESLLMQEEIFGPLLPILSYEKEEDIKTVISKFEKPLALYVFSENKRFSEKIITQYSFGGGCINDTVVHFSNKRLPFGGVGHSGIGAYHGRLSFDTFSHKKSIVKKANWLDIPLRYAPYNDKLKSIKKILKWM
- the panB gene encoding 3-methyl-2-oxobutanoate hydroxymethyltransferase → MSAAKKDYKRITTKSLIEMKANGEKISMLTAYDYTMAKIVDTAGIDVILVGDSASNVMAGHETTLPITLDQMIYHASSVVRAIERALVVVDLPFGSYQSDPKEALRSAIRIMKESGGHAVKLEGGKEIKDSIKKILNAGIPVMGHLGLTPQSIYKFGTYTVRAKEEEEAEKLMEDAKMLEKLGCFSLVLEKIPAHLAEKVAKSISIPVIGIGAGGGVDGQVLVIHDMLGMNNEFSPRFLRRYMNLYEGMTKAISQYVTDVKSSDFPNANEQY
- a CDS encoding RluA family pseudouridine synthase, coding for MSNKIISNKNNLQILHEDNHLIVINKRVGDIVQGDKTGDKPLSEVVKEYIKDKYNKPGEVFLGVVHRLDRPTTGIIVFARTSKALTRMNELFSNRETQKTYWAVVKNKPEKSEDKLVHYLKRNEKNNTSKAHLKEVPESKLASLDYKIIKELNNYFALEINLHTGRHHQIRAQLSAIGSPIKGDLKYGFDRSNPDGGIHLHARKLTFIHPVSKESLTIIAPIPNDVIWNAI